taagaaataattatttttttgatgattgcacttttatggtaaaattcCTGCTATTCTGGGCACTTCTTAGATCTTTTTGGGTATTTCTTTGATACTTCAGTAAaggtaatagttttttttgttcatttttttttaactttgtttttttcctCTCTGACTTTTTGTTCCTCAAGTAACCGTCGTTTGACTTTCTCATTTGTAAGGAGTTCTCCACATTTTGCTTGTACtctcttccttttttgtttttgttgttcaaTTATTGCTGCTGTTTCTGCAGATACATTAGGACATATGATTGACCTTAAAGCTTCTCACATAGCTGATCTGGGTGTTTGTATTCTTGGAGATTTAGGGCTATAACGTTCAGGTGATTGATTGAGAAAGTAAATACCTGTTATTCTTCTTTCCATCTTTTCTTTACTTAATGGTGAGATACCTGAACCACGAAATCCTGCTATAGCATTTGCTGGAGAGAGTCTCTGACACAATAGTTTCAATAATCCTGTAAAAGCTGtcttatcaatatttttttgttgtgtttctCTTGCAAAccgctttaaaatttttctccaCTCATTCTTTAATGGTCAAAAGACAGCTACATCTAACGGTTGTAATGCGTGTGAGCAATTTGGTGGAAGACAAATAATTTGGATATCGTTGTCCATGGCTGCTTTTATAGTACCATATGTTAAATGACTTCCATGACCGTCATAAAGCAGGAGTATTGGTTTTTGATCTTGGTCAACAAATGGTATGAAGTGCTTGACAAACCTAAATAAAGAATGTATTTACTTCTATTGAATCATTTGTACTGCCTTCAAGTGCAACAAAGGCTATTCAGTgtaaatacattaataaaaaaaaggaaaggaaaaaaaatgaaaataaaaaaatgaaaattataaaattcaagTAAAATACCAGTTTTCAAATAGAAAGTCTTGCATCCATCCACTTGCTGTTGCCCCAAAAGCACATCCTCGTGGTCCATTTTCTACCCATTTAGAATACAGATAGCCTTCtcacttaaaaacaacaaatggtGGAAGATATCTTCCATATGCAGACACGCAGAACAGCACAGAGTACATAGCTTTACCAGAAGAACCAGCCAGTTCATAAGCATTTTGCTTTTTGGATGTACAAATACTCTCTTCGTTAAGTGATTTGTGGAAAGCGCAGTCTCGTCAAGATTGTATATACTACTTGATACAATGTTATTATTATGAATCACATCagataaaatagcaaaaaatttatctaCAACTTCATGTGTTAAACTTTTAGCTCTTGAAAATGTAAGTATTTCAGGTTTGCATAATCGAAGTTTATCAACATGAGGCTTCTTAAAAGAAATTATCCAATCTTTTCCAggaattccatttttaaaaggAGTTTTCATCCTCATTGTTGTGCAAAATTGACCAACTAAATTACAAATGTCAAGAGAATCTAATGGAAGACCATATCTTTGACAATACTGGGCTGCAGCTACAATCAAAGTTTCATCATTATCACTCAGCTCATTTTTTCGACCTTCACGTTTGTTTCCATTAAATTCTTGTTGTTTTATTCTTCGTCTCAATGTTTCTTTAGGAACAGAACATTCTTTAGCAGCATGATAAATAGTACTTTTTTTCTCATATACTAACACAATTGCTCTTTCCAAACTATTAGCATTGTacttggattttatttttttattataacatcttggcattttttaaatactttctaaagtaatatttatgaaaaatctgTTAAACTTTTAGTGAAATAAATTAgcataaatcataaaatatcaccaaaaaaatattttaacaccaTATAGgtcttatataatattttatttgacctAGGTATTGTTTCATACAAATAAATACACGTTTCTTAATATAAACTACAAGGATATAAACTTCAAAGacaagtatttaatatttctaaagaaTTATTAACACAAAAATAGTTAGGTCTGATGAAACTAATAGGTTTATAATGTTACTAACAACAACTTcgataatataattacatatcataatattttatatacatagacCCACTTTACCCCACCTGAttatatttcaagttttaaacaaaCCATGTGCGTTAGTGTCTTACAGGTATACTTTCCTTAAAATATAGTAACTTTACTTTCAAAATAACCATTTTTTATGCGTTTACGccttatttgaatatattttctCTGAAGTTTAAAAACGGAGAAAAAAATGACTTGGTTTATGTATCTAGGATTTTAGCTAAAAAAGTGCCGTTTCTAACAGCATAGCAAggttatatctttaaataaattagccTAATATGCTATAATAACGTggtaaaaatttcaactttataCCTAAAGCCATTatcaatataacaaataaatatgaaTTAGACCCAGATTACCCCGTAGACCCACATTACCCCACCCTACCCTATAagataaagcaaaataataaaaaagatgtttaaattatgtaactcaatttttataataataaatttgtgtgtgtgtgtgtggttgATGCATGTGAAGTTTTTTATGCGtgattttttctaattattatatatatatatatatatatatatatatatatatatatatatatatatatatatatatatatatatatatacattagatTTAATAACAATGTTTATGCTACATGATGGGTTCAGGAAACAATGCCTAAcccacttttttaaattttcctggTGATCCCTGGGGGTATTTTATGGGGGTAGTAGACCcccataaaaattaaaaatatctgcaaaaaagttttttagtagaTTTTGATACGGAATTTAACacaaattaataatatgaaaactGTTACTTGTAATCTAATTTAGTGTTTTAAAGAATTATCTAGGGATAAATCGGCCTGGCAAGGCATCGACCATTTAGTAGATACATCAGCATCGGTTGCCATCTGTCGATGCTGATTGTTTTAagaacatcatttttttattatttgtttctatATTGTGTGAAAACATGAAATTGTGACAAATGCGAATGCAATGTATAAGCCTAAGTTATTATATTGGCATATCTGCAACCACTAAGGCGAAGCTCTTTAAGATTTTCTTGCTAAAAACGAGAggtttaaatgttattatattcgAAAATAAtcctataattataatatactaATCCTAAATAATCCTAAAATTACcctattgtaaataaaaaaacagagcacttattaaaatttagagcCAATGCATCGGTATCGGCCAAAAGAAAGCATCGGTGCACTCCTACTTTAACAATTTTCTTCCGCgcttgcttttaattttatatgaaaagcaaataatcTATATTTGTAAGCGTCACGCTAAATACTTATGCATATTGCCttctttgtattaaaaatactctATTCCAAACGCCCGCGCGAAGGAAAATGATTATTAGGTATGTTTTACATCAGGTCATCATCAgaggacaaaaaaaaatttcagaacaATGTTATCATTAGGAAAAATGCTTAATAAAATACtgcatttattgaaaataataaaaatgcttaatAAAATACTGCATTTATTGAAAAGGATTTGAAGGAAATTTCCATCTATCTTGGTATTTTTCTTACCCTGCTATTACCTTTGGCTGAAGACGAGAGATCCTTTACCAAGCTAGCTCTGACAAATAAAGAGCTACAATAGGACAGGCTTGTTTTAACGACTGTCTCATCCTTTCAATCGAAACAGATCTGGAGAAGAAAGATAGGTACAATATTGTTAGTTCCAACTTTGCTGCTAAGAAAGCTCGTAAAATCTTGGTATAATGTCAACAAAAATAACCGGAACATTATTTGTTGAAATTcgttataacaaatatatttaattatgttttatttgataaagtCGTTTAATTAACTAAGTAATTAAATGTTCATtacttattaatatttattagtatcAAAAGTATgcacattttaataaatttcaataatattttggaGTAAGCTTTTAAAGTgtattgaaatgcttttttcGAAAGTGACTAAgacattcaaaagttaatttaacATATGTtgctatataataaattaatgtttGCAACTGATTGCATGAGCAACATGTCGTCAGCTGAGAACCAAGAGGCCGTGTGTCCATATTTTGAGTTTTATCTGTTTATTCTCAATAAATTATCATCATTCAATGGGGCCTGTGTCCACCAAAAAATCTAGTCAAAAAATTACACCATTTAGGAAATATTTGAACATTTAGCCAGACTTTCTGGCAGGAtgtgtttacaaattaaaattcaaaactcgATTTTCTTGGGAACACAAAAAATGGAGATACGGCCTTTTGGTTCTCAGCTTACGATGTATTCAGATAGATAAAGATGTAAATTTTGCAAGTCTTGCTATCCGACAAAGAACTATTACGAcgtaattttatcattaaaaatatttttgtctaaTACTTAgcaattattacaaaaattatcgTAAATAATCGTTAATGCTAACCAATTAAGGATTTCAGTACATAAAGATGTAAAGTTTTCGGAAGTCTTGCTATCCGACAAAGAACCATTACGAAGTAATTTTctgaataaaagtatttttaactaatatttgcaaacaacatttggcaattattaaaaagatgatcgtaaataatatttattattgaccaattaaaacaaaaataaattgttgaaaaagtataaatatgatagaattattttgttgtataaaacTCTCAATAGGAAAGCACATTAAATGTTGAAAACATAGATCTGGGTGATAACATTATCCAACACAAAATTGAAgataaacatattaaacaagACGAGGaaatttatatgaatttgaaaaattatatttcaaataaagtgTATCCACCTGGTTACGATAAAGCACAAAAAAGACGACTGCGGCAAAAGGCTATTTCTTTTTTGGttgtaaaagattttctttatcaCAAGAGTAAGGGTGCACATAGCAAATTAGGAAGAGTTATTGTTGATGaagatgaacaaaaaaatataataaagtctTTGCACGATGGAATTATCGGCGGATGTCACTTCAGTCAAACCGCAACAATAGCTGAAGTAATCGATCGGTATTGGTGGCCTTGTATAGCAGCAAACGTCCAAGATTTTATACGTACGTGTGCGCATTGTCAAGTTGTAAATCCTGTTAACAAACCAGGTTCTTCACCATTGCATCCTATTAAAGTGACGCACATTTTCCATAGATGGGGTATTGACCTTGTTGGTCCtcttaaaaagacaaaaaaaggaaaaaagtatGTTTGTGTAGGTACTGAATATCTTACAAAATGGGTGGAAGTGAAAGCTATTCGAGAAAAAAATGCTATTAGTGTTCATGgatttttcattaaacttgTATTCAGATTTGGTGCATCTGACGTAATTTTACACGACCAAGGTAAGAAATTCAACAACCAGCTTGTCGTCGATCTCtgtaaacaaatgaaaataacaGTTGCCATGAAATCTGCATACCGTCTTCAGACTAATgggtatgtacatatatatatatatatatatatatatatatatatatatatatatatatatatatatatatatatatatatatatatatatatatatatatatatatatatatatatatatatatatatatatatatatatatatatatatatatatatataaggtttcataaattaactatttgattatttttaactttaaacaaatttaccCAACATAACCGTTAGCGACGtttcttcaaatatatattaacttacgTTAGTTCTTTTAAGTATTTGTACAGAAAGAAAAAAGGTTTCTATTTTTAAGATGGCTTTTTGtatatctaatttttatgttattggaTTTTCAGACTGACGGAGCGATTTAATCAAACCTTGGTAAGGCATTTGCTCAAGCTAATAAACAAAGAAAGTGACGATTAGGACTTATTTATTGATCCAGTTGTTTTTGCTTATTGCATTAATATTCAAGCATCTGTAAAGTATTCGCCTTTCCAACTAATGTATGGAGTAAAAGCTCGTCAACTGGTGGGGGTGGACCTTCTGAATCTAAAATTTCTGTTATCGCTTGATTCAAATGAACATCTTTCAATGCAAAAGGAcctgtaaaactttttatcaaaagatgAATGCAACGCTTCTGTCGGTGAAAACGAAGATATACCTCAACGCATAATTAACCTAGGACAATCCCTACAAAATACACGAGAACAAGCAAaggaaaatattgaaaaagcaCAAGCGCAACAAAAGGTTAAGTACGATTTAAAGCATTCAGCTTCAACCTATAAAATTGGGCAAATGGTACTTAAATACAAACGTCGTCGTGACACACGAATGGGTGACAAGCTTTCTGCGCGCTTTACGGGTCCTTTTAAAATCACAGACGAGTTAGGAAAAGGCGTTTACAGACTTCAACTTggagaaaaaattatgaaacaaGTTGTTAATGCTAGCAACTTAAAACTTTGGTTTCCACCTACATTAATTACTTTACCAACTTCTAATGTTGCATTGATGTTTATTTAAACCAAGCGATAACAGAAATTTTAGGTTCAGAAGATCCACCCCCACCAGTTGCATGGTGGATACAGGAACTAAATCTAAAACaagaatataaagaaattttggaATCAAATGAATGGCTAAATGACCGCATTATTGATGCTGTTAATACTATCGTTTGTCTTTACTCGGCAAATGAAGAACCATGCCAGTCAACACTACTTTCGCAAGGAATAGAAGGGTTTAAAGCTTTGCGTTTTGactcaattaaaattttatatgatataaatcACTGGGTGTGTACAGCATGTTTTGATGGAGACGTTTATTTTGCAGACAGTCTTGGTGGATCTATATCAGAGTATGTCCGACGCCAAATGCGACAGTTATATGCAagatttgtaaacaaaagtgGAAACCTTGCTATAAAAGTTGTACCTGTTCAGCTCCAAATTAACGCGTATGACTGTGGAGTTTTTGCTGCTGCATTTGCCTTTACGTGGGCTTTAGGATTAGAAGATTTTTGTTACAAGGAAGATGATATGCGAAAGCATTTGGCATCCTGGCTAGAAATTAAGATACCAATTGCCTTCCCAAGAAAATCAAGAAACGAACGCGGAAGAAAACCTCAAGTAACAACAACTATCATTtagctttaaactttttttaattgcaatgtatttatttaaaaaatgaaatatatttacaacGTATACATTTTTCAATCAtgttgtttatttcttttttcaggCACTTTTCATAACTCA
This portion of the Hydra vulgaris chromosome 13, alternate assembly HydraT2T_AEP genome encodes:
- the LOC136089410 gene encoding uncharacterized protein LOC136089410; this translates as MPRCYNKKIKSKYNANSLERAIVLVYEKKSTIYHAAKECSVPKETLRRRIKQQEFNGNKREGRKNELSDNDETLIVAAAQYCQRYGLPLDSLDICNLVGQFCTTMRMKTPFKNGIPGKDWIISFKKPHVDKLRLCKPEILTFSRAKSLTHEVVDKFFAILSDVIHNNNIVSSSIYNLDETALSTNHLTKRVFVHPKSKMLMNWLVLLVKLCTLCCSACLHMEDIFHHLLFLSEKAICILNG